The Malus domestica chromosome 06, GDT2T_hap1 genome has a segment encoding these proteins:
- the LOC103420175 gene encoding E3 ubiquitin-protein ligase BOI-like, producing MAVQAQYPSNILLFNRNSQEGHDHSLQPHPGGYLDQSHMLFNNGGGNTSQQRKRGRETSAATTEDITPPITPFSLQQQQESQPPQLIDLSQLHNHLHLQNPNVVSTGLRLSFGDQQQPQQFQQHHNQQHHHSSALFSALTEDFATQIKHQRDELDQFLQAQGEQLRRTLAEKRQRHYRALLNAVEESIARRLRQKEVEVQKATRRNSELEARAAQLSVEAQVWQAKARAQQATAASLQAQLQQAMISGGFAAAQDSRRGEEGVVCAAGVEGRAEDAESAYIDPERVTVSGPSCKACRKRVASVVLLPCRHLSLCTECDQVIQACPLCLTLRNSSVEVYLS from the exons ATGGCAGTTCAAGCTCAATACCCTTCCAATATCCTCTTGTTTAATAG AAACTCACAAGAAGGGCATGATCATTCATTACAACCACACCCAGGAGGATATCTTGATCAATCCCACATGCTTTTCAACAATGGAGGAG GCAACACCAGTCAGCAGCGCAAAAGAGGAAGAGAAACTTCAGCAGCGACCACTGAAGATATCACTCCTCCAATCACTCCCTTCTCTttgcaacaacaacaagaatCCCAACCTCCTCAGCTCATCGACCTCTCTCAGCTCCAcaaccacctccacctccaaaATCCCAATGTCGTCTCCACCGGCCTCCGCCTATCCTTCGGAGACCAGCAACAACCACAGCAATTCCAACAGCATCACAATCAACAACACCACCACTCTTCAGCCCTCTTCTCTGCATTAACAGAGGACTTTGCCACCCAAATCAAACACCAGCGCGACGAATTAGACCAATTCCTCCAAGCCCAG GGAGAGCAGCTGCGGCGCACGTTAGCAGAGAAAAGGCAGAGGCACTACCGTGCACTGCTAAACGCGGTGGAGGAATCAATAGCTCGCAGGCTGAGACAGAAAGAGGTAGAGGTTCAGAAGGCCACGCGCAGAAATTCCGAGTTGGAAGCAAGGGCAGCCCAACTTAGCGTTGAGGCCCAAGTTTGGCAGGCCAAGGCCCGAGCCCAACAGGCCACTGCCGCGTCTCTACAGGCCCAACTCCAGCAGGCCATGATCAGCGGAGGGTTTGCGGCCGCCCAGGATAGCAGGAGAGGGGAGGAGGGAGTAGTGTGCGCGGCGGGCGTGGAGGGCCGGGCTGAGGATGCTGAGTCGGCCTACATTGACCCGGAACGGGTGACCGTGTCGGGTCCGAGTTGTAAAGCGTGTCGGAAACGAGTTGCCTCGGTTGTTTTGTTACCTTGCCGGCATTTGAGCTTGTGTACAGAATGTGACCAAGTGATTCAGGCCTGCCCATTGTGCCTAACCTTGAGAAATTCGAGTGTGGAGGTCTATCTTTCTTAG